The following proteins are co-located in the Cyprinus carpio isolate SPL01 chromosome B19, ASM1834038v1, whole genome shotgun sequence genome:
- the LOC122140869 gene encoding RT1 class I histocompatibility antigen, AA alpha chain-like codes for MIRHVLLLLLGAHLASAGTHSLRYVYTAVFGINDFPEFTAVGLVDDQQFDYFDSKIMKAVPKTEWIRQNVGADYWDRQTQICIGSHQTYKVDIQTLKGRFNQSTGVHTIQEMYGCEFDDQTGATNGFYQDAYDGKDFVYLDLKEMRYISPVYQAIPTLQKWNDDKAFLETGKNYLNIQCIEWLQKYLQYGKSSLEKKVSPQVSLLQKSSSSPVVCHATGFYPSGVTITWMRNDQEHHEDVEVGELLLNEDGTFQKTSTLNVKPDEWKKNEYKCVVEHQGKTKTANEIRTNNVESVPIGIIVGAVAAVVLLVVIAVAAYMVYQKKKGFKPVSASDDGSNSSAHTDPHA; via the exons ATGATACGACATGTACTACTTTTGCTCCTTGGAGCTCATCTTGCCTCTGCTG GAACACACTCTCTGAGATACGTCTACACTGCTGTGTTTGGAATCAATGACTTCCCAGAGTTCACTGCAGTCGGTCTGGTAGATGATCAGCAGTTTGATTACTTTGACAGCAAAATAATGAAAGCTGTGCCGAAGACAGAGTGGATCAGACAGAATGTGGGAGCAGATTACTGGGACAGACAGACTCAGATTTGTATTGGCAGCCATCAGACCTACAAAGTTGACATCCAAACCCTAAAGGGACGCTTCAACCAGTCAACAG GTGTGCACACAATCCAGGAGATGTACGGCTGTGAGTTTGATGATCAGACTGGAGCAACAAATGGGTTCTACCAGGATGCTTATGATGGAAAGGACTTTGTGTATCTCGATTTAAAGGAGATGAGATATATTTCCCCAGTGTATCAAGCAATCCCCACGCTACAGAAATGGAATGATGACAAAGCCTTCCTTGAGACAGGAAAAAATTACCTCAACATTCAGTGCATTGAGTGGCTGCAGAAGTATCTACAGTATGGAAAGAGCAGCCTGGAGAAAAAAG TCTCTCCTCAGGTGTCTCTGCTGCAGAAGTCTTCCTCGTCTCCAGTCGTGTGTCATGCTACAGGTTTTTACCCCAGTGGAGTAACAATCACCTGGATGAGAAATGACCAAGAGCATCATGAGGATGTGGAGGTTGGTGAACTTCTTCTCAATGAGGATGGAACCTTTCAGAAGACGAGCACCCTCAATGTTAAACCTGATGAGTGGAAGAAGAATGAGTACAAATGTGTGGTGGAACATCAGGGCAAAACCAAGACAGCAAATGAGATCAGGACAAACAATG TAGAGTCTGTTCCCATTGGCATAATTGTTGGTGCTGTTGCTGCTGTGGTTCTGTTGGTTGTCATTGCTGTTGCTGCGTATATGGTGTATCAGAAGAAAAAAG GCTTTAAACCTGTCAGCG CCTCTGATGATGGTTCTAACAGCTCAGCTCATACAGATCCGCATGCATGA